The following proteins are encoded in a genomic region of Ostrinia nubilalis chromosome 1, ilOstNubi1.1, whole genome shotgun sequence:
- the LOC135072141 gene encoding major facilitator superfamily domain-containing protein 12-like isoform X1, with protein sequence MSASYGATENLVEKDVQTDVRTLQSEPYRRRRWLVSQNVIFGIGHVYNDLCAAMWFSYMMLFFQAVLEMRAAVAGAMLLLGQVVDALATPAVGILADKYGTKKSWHLTGSILVSCTFPLLFIRCWGCWMKADDSYLSWWMPFYYATLIAFFQIGWAIVQISHLAMIPAITDNLQVRSELTSIRYMASVISSLLVYLITWVVLRATNYSTFIGPTDDYKFRDVSLIISSIGIAAFTFFHLLFKLRGNKESKTNGHATNGTTTLMTAAEEDTATAGKSKIMHFLQMPLLYQTSLLYVFSRLYWALSLVYVPLFLEERLSVNPTQGSELIASVPLVLYISSFFFSLLLKSKISSCGNQIAYLIGSSLSLISCLWIALAIDPEANIVQIYLVATLIGAGSSITLVSSLCVTADLIGPHSHQGAAIYSIVTFADKLVTGIAVVAIENYKCDNVEDCPQYYRGVLTYACGGSAALGIICLSITKLTNRRKHGQSNNKV encoded by the exons ATGAGTGCGTCTTACGGTGCCACAGAAAACCTGGTGGAGAAGGATGTTCAAACGGACGTGAGAACTCTTCAAAG CGAGCCTTACAGGCGAAGGCGATGGCTGGTCAGTCAAAACGTCATATTCGGTATAGGCCATGTCTACAACGATCTCTGTGCGGCCATGTGGTTCTCCTACATGATGCTATTCTTCCAAGCGGTGCTCGAAATGCGAGCTGCGGTCGCCGGCGCCATGCTGCTTCTAG GTCAGGTCGTTGATGCATTAGCGACGCCGGCTGTGGGTATACTTGCAGATAAATATGGCACAAAGAAATCCTGGCATTTGACAG GATCGATCCTAGTGAGCTGCACCTTTCCCCTTCTCTTCATACGATGTTGGGGCTGCTGGATGAAGGCAGACGACAGCTACCTGTCCTGGTGGATGCCGTTCTACTACGCAACCCTCATCGCCTTCTTCCAAATAGGATGGGCTATCGTCCAGATCTCGCATTTGGCCATGATACCAGCTATAACTGATAATCTGCAAGTCAGGTCGGAGCTGACCTCGATAAG GTACATGGCCTCAGTGATATCCAGCCTGCTGGTCTACCTCATCACGTGGGTGGTGTTGAGAGCAACCAATTACAGCACATTCATTGGTCCCACAGACGACTACAAGTTCAGA GATGTGTCATTAATAATTTCAAGCATCGGAATTGCGGCATTCACCTTTTTCCACTTGCTATTCAAATTGAGAGGTAACAAGGAGTCTAAGACGAATGGCCACGCCACCAATGGGACCACCACGCTAATGACAGCAGCTGAAGAAGACACTGCAACGGCTGGGAAGAGTAAAATTATGCACTTTCTACAAATGCCGTTGTTGTACCAGACTAGTTTGCT ATACGTCTTTTCCAGGCTGTACTGGGCCCTCAGCTTGGTATACGTCCCCCTGTTCCTAGAAGAACGATTGTCCGTCAACCCCACTCAGGGGTCAGAACTGATCGCAAGCGTTCCTCTAGTCCTGTACATCTCTTCTTTTTTCTTCTCCCTCCTTCTCAAGAGCAAGATTAGCAGTTGCGGCAATCAG atAGCCTATTTAATTGGAAGTTCCCTGAGCCTGATCAGTTGCCTTTGGATAGCATTGGCTATCGACCCAGAAGCCAACATTGTGCAAATATATTTAGTCGCCACACTTATTG GTGCTGGTAGTTCCATAACACTAGTATCAAGCCTATGTGTCACCGCTGACTTGATCGGACCTCATTCACACCAAGGAGCTGCCATCTACTCAATAGTGACCTTTGCAGATAAGCTGGTTACTGGCATAGCCGTCGTCGCTATTGAAAACTA caAATGTGATAATGTGGAGGATTGCCCGCAGTATTACAGAGGGGTGCTAACCTACGCCTGCGGCGGCAGCGCCGCTCTTGGCATCATTTGCTTGTCAATCACAAAACTAACAAACCGGCGAAAACATGGTCAATCAAACAATAAAGTATGA
- the LOC135072141 gene encoding major facilitator superfamily domain-containing protein 12-like isoform X2: MSENRISEPETKELSDNEPYRRRRWLVSQNVIFGIGHVYNDLCAAMWFSYMMLFFQAVLEMRAAVAGAMLLLGQVVDALATPAVGILADKYGTKKSWHLTGSILVSCTFPLLFIRCWGCWMKADDSYLSWWMPFYYATLIAFFQIGWAIVQISHLAMIPAITDNLQVRSELTSIRYMASVISSLLVYLITWVVLRATNYSTFIGPTDDYKFRDVSLIISSIGIAAFTFFHLLFKLRGNKESKTNGHATNGTTTLMTAAEEDTATAGKSKIMHFLQMPLLYQTSLLYVFSRLYWALSLVYVPLFLEERLSVNPTQGSELIASVPLVLYISSFFFSLLLKSKISSCGNQIAYLIGSSLSLISCLWIALAIDPEANIVQIYLVATLIGAGSSITLVSSLCVTADLIGPHSHQGAAIYSIVTFADKLVTGIAVVAIENYKCDNVEDCPQYYRGVLTYACGGSAALGIICLSITKLTNRRKHGQSNNKV; encoded by the exons ATGTCTGAAAATAGAATAAGTGAACCGGAGACCAAAGAACTTTCAGATAA CGAGCCTTACAGGCGAAGGCGATGGCTGGTCAGTCAAAACGTCATATTCGGTATAGGCCATGTCTACAACGATCTCTGTGCGGCCATGTGGTTCTCCTACATGATGCTATTCTTCCAAGCGGTGCTCGAAATGCGAGCTGCGGTCGCCGGCGCCATGCTGCTTCTAG GTCAGGTCGTTGATGCATTAGCGACGCCGGCTGTGGGTATACTTGCAGATAAATATGGCACAAAGAAATCCTGGCATTTGACAG GATCGATCCTAGTGAGCTGCACCTTTCCCCTTCTCTTCATACGATGTTGGGGCTGCTGGATGAAGGCAGACGACAGCTACCTGTCCTGGTGGATGCCGTTCTACTACGCAACCCTCATCGCCTTCTTCCAAATAGGATGGGCTATCGTCCAGATCTCGCATTTGGCCATGATACCAGCTATAACTGATAATCTGCAAGTCAGGTCGGAGCTGACCTCGATAAG GTACATGGCCTCAGTGATATCCAGCCTGCTGGTCTACCTCATCACGTGGGTGGTGTTGAGAGCAACCAATTACAGCACATTCATTGGTCCCACAGACGACTACAAGTTCAGA GATGTGTCATTAATAATTTCAAGCATCGGAATTGCGGCATTCACCTTTTTCCACTTGCTATTCAAATTGAGAGGTAACAAGGAGTCTAAGACGAATGGCCACGCCACCAATGGGACCACCACGCTAATGACAGCAGCTGAAGAAGACACTGCAACGGCTGGGAAGAGTAAAATTATGCACTTTCTACAAATGCCGTTGTTGTACCAGACTAGTTTGCT ATACGTCTTTTCCAGGCTGTACTGGGCCCTCAGCTTGGTATACGTCCCCCTGTTCCTAGAAGAACGATTGTCCGTCAACCCCACTCAGGGGTCAGAACTGATCGCAAGCGTTCCTCTAGTCCTGTACATCTCTTCTTTTTTCTTCTCCCTCCTTCTCAAGAGCAAGATTAGCAGTTGCGGCAATCAG atAGCCTATTTAATTGGAAGTTCCCTGAGCCTGATCAGTTGCCTTTGGATAGCATTGGCTATCGACCCAGAAGCCAACATTGTGCAAATATATTTAGTCGCCACACTTATTG GTGCTGGTAGTTCCATAACACTAGTATCAAGCCTATGTGTCACCGCTGACTTGATCGGACCTCATTCACACCAAGGAGCTGCCATCTACTCAATAGTGACCTTTGCAGATAAGCTGGTTACTGGCATAGCCGTCGTCGCTATTGAAAACTA caAATGTGATAATGTGGAGGATTGCCCGCAGTATTACAGAGGGGTGCTAACCTACGCCTGCGGCGGCAGCGCCGCTCTTGGCATCATTTGCTTGTCAATCACAAAACTAACAAACCGGCGAAAACATGGTCAATCAAACAATAAAGTATGA
- the LOC135072141 gene encoding major facilitator superfamily domain-containing protein 12-like isoform X4, producing MWLRSSYKSEPYRRRRWLVSQNVIFGIGHVYNDLCAAMWFSYMMLFFQAVLEMRAAVAGAMLLLGQVVDALATPAVGILADKYGTKKSWHLTGSILVSCTFPLLFIRCWGCWMKADDSYLSWWMPFYYATLIAFFQIGWAIVQISHLAMIPAITDNLQVRSELTSIRYMASVISSLLVYLITWVVLRATNYSTFIGPTDDYKFRDVSLIISSIGIAAFTFFHLLFKLRGNKESKTNGHATNGTTTLMTAAEEDTATAGKSKIMHFLQMPLLYQTSLLYVFSRLYWALSLVYVPLFLEERLSVNPTQGSELIASVPLVLYISSFFFSLLLKSKISSCGNQIAYLIGSSLSLISCLWIALAIDPEANIVQIYLVATLIGAGSSITLVSSLCVTADLIGPHSHQGAAIYSIVTFADKLVTGIAVVAIENYKCDNVEDCPQYYRGVLTYACGGSAALGIICLSITKLTNRRKHGQSNNKV from the exons ATGTGGCTCCGATCGAGTTACAAAAG CGAGCCTTACAGGCGAAGGCGATGGCTGGTCAGTCAAAACGTCATATTCGGTATAGGCCATGTCTACAACGATCTCTGTGCGGCCATGTGGTTCTCCTACATGATGCTATTCTTCCAAGCGGTGCTCGAAATGCGAGCTGCGGTCGCCGGCGCCATGCTGCTTCTAG GTCAGGTCGTTGATGCATTAGCGACGCCGGCTGTGGGTATACTTGCAGATAAATATGGCACAAAGAAATCCTGGCATTTGACAG GATCGATCCTAGTGAGCTGCACCTTTCCCCTTCTCTTCATACGATGTTGGGGCTGCTGGATGAAGGCAGACGACAGCTACCTGTCCTGGTGGATGCCGTTCTACTACGCAACCCTCATCGCCTTCTTCCAAATAGGATGGGCTATCGTCCAGATCTCGCATTTGGCCATGATACCAGCTATAACTGATAATCTGCAAGTCAGGTCGGAGCTGACCTCGATAAG GTACATGGCCTCAGTGATATCCAGCCTGCTGGTCTACCTCATCACGTGGGTGGTGTTGAGAGCAACCAATTACAGCACATTCATTGGTCCCACAGACGACTACAAGTTCAGA GATGTGTCATTAATAATTTCAAGCATCGGAATTGCGGCATTCACCTTTTTCCACTTGCTATTCAAATTGAGAGGTAACAAGGAGTCTAAGACGAATGGCCACGCCACCAATGGGACCACCACGCTAATGACAGCAGCTGAAGAAGACACTGCAACGGCTGGGAAGAGTAAAATTATGCACTTTCTACAAATGCCGTTGTTGTACCAGACTAGTTTGCT ATACGTCTTTTCCAGGCTGTACTGGGCCCTCAGCTTGGTATACGTCCCCCTGTTCCTAGAAGAACGATTGTCCGTCAACCCCACTCAGGGGTCAGAACTGATCGCAAGCGTTCCTCTAGTCCTGTACATCTCTTCTTTTTTCTTCTCCCTCCTTCTCAAGAGCAAGATTAGCAGTTGCGGCAATCAG atAGCCTATTTAATTGGAAGTTCCCTGAGCCTGATCAGTTGCCTTTGGATAGCATTGGCTATCGACCCAGAAGCCAACATTGTGCAAATATATTTAGTCGCCACACTTATTG GTGCTGGTAGTTCCATAACACTAGTATCAAGCCTATGTGTCACCGCTGACTTGATCGGACCTCATTCACACCAAGGAGCTGCCATCTACTCAATAGTGACCTTTGCAGATAAGCTGGTTACTGGCATAGCCGTCGTCGCTATTGAAAACTA caAATGTGATAATGTGGAGGATTGCCCGCAGTATTACAGAGGGGTGCTAACCTACGCCTGCGGCGGCAGCGCCGCTCTTGGCATCATTTGCTTGTCAATCACAAAACTAACAAACCGGCGAAAACATGGTCAATCAAACAATAAAGTATGA
- the LOC135072141 gene encoding major facilitator superfamily domain-containing protein 12-like isoform X3 — protein MMLLRRFKCEPYRRRRWLVSQNVIFGIGHVYNDLCAAMWFSYMMLFFQAVLEMRAAVAGAMLLLGQVVDALATPAVGILADKYGTKKSWHLTGSILVSCTFPLLFIRCWGCWMKADDSYLSWWMPFYYATLIAFFQIGWAIVQISHLAMIPAITDNLQVRSELTSIRYMASVISSLLVYLITWVVLRATNYSTFIGPTDDYKFRDVSLIISSIGIAAFTFFHLLFKLRGNKESKTNGHATNGTTTLMTAAEEDTATAGKSKIMHFLQMPLLYQTSLLYVFSRLYWALSLVYVPLFLEERLSVNPTQGSELIASVPLVLYISSFFFSLLLKSKISSCGNQIAYLIGSSLSLISCLWIALAIDPEANIVQIYLVATLIGAGSSITLVSSLCVTADLIGPHSHQGAAIYSIVTFADKLVTGIAVVAIENYKCDNVEDCPQYYRGVLTYACGGSAALGIICLSITKLTNRRKHGQSNNKV, from the exons CGAGCCTTACAGGCGAAGGCGATGGCTGGTCAGTCAAAACGTCATATTCGGTATAGGCCATGTCTACAACGATCTCTGTGCGGCCATGTGGTTCTCCTACATGATGCTATTCTTCCAAGCGGTGCTCGAAATGCGAGCTGCGGTCGCCGGCGCCATGCTGCTTCTAG GTCAGGTCGTTGATGCATTAGCGACGCCGGCTGTGGGTATACTTGCAGATAAATATGGCACAAAGAAATCCTGGCATTTGACAG GATCGATCCTAGTGAGCTGCACCTTTCCCCTTCTCTTCATACGATGTTGGGGCTGCTGGATGAAGGCAGACGACAGCTACCTGTCCTGGTGGATGCCGTTCTACTACGCAACCCTCATCGCCTTCTTCCAAATAGGATGGGCTATCGTCCAGATCTCGCATTTGGCCATGATACCAGCTATAACTGATAATCTGCAAGTCAGGTCGGAGCTGACCTCGATAAG GTACATGGCCTCAGTGATATCCAGCCTGCTGGTCTACCTCATCACGTGGGTGGTGTTGAGAGCAACCAATTACAGCACATTCATTGGTCCCACAGACGACTACAAGTTCAGA GATGTGTCATTAATAATTTCAAGCATCGGAATTGCGGCATTCACCTTTTTCCACTTGCTATTCAAATTGAGAGGTAACAAGGAGTCTAAGACGAATGGCCACGCCACCAATGGGACCACCACGCTAATGACAGCAGCTGAAGAAGACACTGCAACGGCTGGGAAGAGTAAAATTATGCACTTTCTACAAATGCCGTTGTTGTACCAGACTAGTTTGCT ATACGTCTTTTCCAGGCTGTACTGGGCCCTCAGCTTGGTATACGTCCCCCTGTTCCTAGAAGAACGATTGTCCGTCAACCCCACTCAGGGGTCAGAACTGATCGCAAGCGTTCCTCTAGTCCTGTACATCTCTTCTTTTTTCTTCTCCCTCCTTCTCAAGAGCAAGATTAGCAGTTGCGGCAATCAG atAGCCTATTTAATTGGAAGTTCCCTGAGCCTGATCAGTTGCCTTTGGATAGCATTGGCTATCGACCCAGAAGCCAACATTGTGCAAATATATTTAGTCGCCACACTTATTG GTGCTGGTAGTTCCATAACACTAGTATCAAGCCTATGTGTCACCGCTGACTTGATCGGACCTCATTCACACCAAGGAGCTGCCATCTACTCAATAGTGACCTTTGCAGATAAGCTGGTTACTGGCATAGCCGTCGTCGCTATTGAAAACTA caAATGTGATAATGTGGAGGATTGCCCGCAGTATTACAGAGGGGTGCTAACCTACGCCTGCGGCGGCAGCGCCGCTCTTGGCATCATTTGCTTGTCAATCACAAAACTAACAAACCGGCGAAAACATGGTCAATCAAACAATAAAGTATGA